The following are from one region of the Colias croceus chromosome 4, ilColCroc2.1 genome:
- the LOC123691109 gene encoding uncharacterized protein LOC123691109, producing the protein MNALLDYGSSSNESDTDDSGEEEEKLTIKEEETKDIEKPKLPKPALGESSLQTSVFSNPFVEAELAKAAILEKHVKMVPGKGNTQMINGKKICWNFRKGRCRFGHNCKYAHDSDIQKTAEELDAEKQKLKTVVCEGAGTMSCTVPPPVDDTVNPTDDSLWEGNTKKKKKRPGLSSGLIPSQKVIKMYKQQKLKDALSK; encoded by the exons atgaaTGCTTTATTGGATTATGGTTCGTCTTCGAATGAATCCGATACCGATGATAGtggagaagaagaagaaaagtt GACAATAAAAGAAGAGGAAACGAAAGATATTGAAAAACCTAAGCTACCAAAACCAGCACTTGGCGAGAGTAGCCTGCAAACATCAGTTTTCTCCAACCCATTTGTAGAAGCAGAGCTAGCAAAAGCAGCTATATTAGAGAAACATGTTAAAATG GTTCCAGGTAAAGGGAATACCCAGATGATCAACGGGAAGAAAATTTGTTGGAATTTTAGAAAAGGAAGGTGTAGATTTGGACATAACTGCAAATATGCACATGATTCTGATATACAGAAGACAGCTGAGGAGTTAGATGCAGAAAAACAG AAATTGAAGACAGTGGTATGTGAAGGTGCAGGAACAATGTCATGTACCGTCCCCCCACCAGTAGATGACACTGTCAATCCAACAGATGACAGCTTATGGGAGGGCAACacaaagaagaagaagaaaagaCCTGGCCTGAGCTCAGGGCTCATACCTAGCCAGAAAGTTATCAAAATGTACAAACAACAGAAGTTAAAGGACGCTTTatcgaaataa
- the LOC123690938 gene encoding TRPL translocation defect protein 14 isoform X2, with product MIQIENTFFELGRTCQRNCLIICDRGAMDASAFISKEKWEAMLNANNWNSVELRDNRYNHIVHMVSAANGAEDFYSTEDHACRSEGVELARELDYNAAAAWVGHPYFDVIDNSTDFDKKMNRLIACVCQKIGIDTGDRLNVNAKKRKFLVKTPLPTDAEFPPFQDFDVEHNYLQSDVRKAQVRLRKRGQKGHWSYIHTMRKFHPTNGQSVEVRTQLTHRDYLNMLPQKDDAHFTIFKKRRCFIYNNQYYQLDIYRQPTHPRCRGMVLLETYSAAYDQDALLASLPKFLLIEKEVTGDPAYSMYNLSLKEDWKTSKRYYAGSGVYGQPKCLNGHKAEKINGHVDKMQNGDIKVNGHIKINGCDEKMNGHTGHKLNGHAKMNGHCKMNGHAPLSNGLPNGVHDTDIDHLKSNGLHPSPKMKKVAIKT from the exons TTATTTCCAAAGAGAAGTGGGAGGCTATGCTGAACGCGAACAACTGGAACAGTGTGGAGCTGCGTGATAACAGATATAACCATATCGTGCATATGGTATCTGCTGCCAACGGGGCTGAAGACTTTTATTCCACTGAG GACCATGCGTGTCGTTCTGAAGGTGTAGAGCTCGCGAGGGAGCTAGATTACAATGCGGCAGCCGCTTGGGTGGGACATCCATACTTCGATGTCATCGACAATTCGACAGATTTTGACAAAAAGATGAACCGCCTGATCGCCTGTGTCTGTCAAAAGATCGGCATCGATACCGGCGACCGGCTCAACGTCAACGCGAAGAAACGCAAGTTCCTCGTCAAGACGCCCCTCCCGACCGACGCGGAGTTCCCACCCTTCCAAGACTTCGACGTGGAACACAACTACTTGCAGAGCGACGTCCGCAAAGCGCAAGTCAGGTTACGGAAACGTGGACAGAAGGGCCACTGGTCTTACATTCACACGATGAGAAAGTTCCATCCCACCAATGGCCAGTCCGTGGAGGTCAGGACACAATTGACGCACAGAGATTACCTGAACATGCTCCCGCAAAAGGACGACGCGCATTTCACGATATTCAAAAAGCGACGCTGCTTCATCTACAACAATCAGTACTACCAGTTGGATATATACAGACAACCGACGCATCCAAG ATGTCGTGGTATGGTTTTGCTTGAGACCTATAGTGCGGCGTACGACCAAGACGCGCTATTGGCATCGTTGCCCAAGTTTCTGTTGATCGAGAAGGAAGTGACCGGCGATCCAGCTTATTCcatgtataatttatcattaaaagAAGATTGGAAAACCTCAAAAAGGTACTACGCGGGGTCTGGCGTTTACG gacAACCTAAATGCCTAAATGGACATAAAGCTGAGAAAATTAACGGGCATGTGGATAAAATGCAAAACGGTGATATCAAAGTTAACGGGCACATAAAAATCAACGGATGCGACGAGAAGATGAACGGACACACGGGACACAAATTAAATGGACACGCCAAAATGAACGGACACTGTAAGATGAATGGTCACGCACCCTTAAGTAATGGATTACCCAATGGCGTACACGATACGGATATAGATCACCTCAAAAGCAATGGATTGCACCCATCACCAAAGATGAAAAAAGTTGCTATTAAAACAtag